Genomic window (Escherichia fergusonii ATCC 35469):
CGTAAACGTCACGCTGTGGTGCCATATATCGACGCATCACAATCAATTGTTTGCGCAGCAGTGCCAGAAATCCACGCGGAGGAATTTGCTGATCGAGCAGATTATCTTCAAGGTCGATAATTTTATCGTGTAGTTGCTCGATAAACTCGCTGGCATGATCGGTCAGCGCATCACAAACATCCACCAGCCATCCACCACAATCTTCAGGGCCAGTGCCCTCTTCCAGATCGCTGACAACGTCATCCAGCGCCAGCACTTTGCGCTGGCGAGTTGAAACAATCAGGCGCTCATCCATATACACCCGCATGGCCACTAACTGATCTGGTCGTTCGTCAGTGCTGCCATTGATACAACGAAGTGTAATGAGCGTTCCCTCCCCCATACGGTTCACTCGTGGGCGGGTACTTTCTCCAGCCAGCGCATCACGCACGTTGTTCGGCAATAAAGGCGTCGTTGCCAGCCACTGAGCGCTTTCAGGATGCGTGTAATTAAGATGTAACCAGCACGGATGTTCACTGTCGATAACATCATTGTCAGTAAGCGGTTTTACGCCGCCATTTCTGTCCAGTATCCAGGCGAAAACCGCATCAGGTACGTTTACGTCTGCTCCCTTAATTGCTTCCACAGAGCCTCCATATTCATCTGATTCTCTTGCTAGTCTAGTTCCCTGTCACGGTTACGCAATATTGTTTTCTGGCATCACCATGAATTAATTCAGAAAATTATATCTCAACTGACAGGCATTCAGACTTTTATGCCTGACAAAGAATTAACGTCTACTATTATCGGGATAGCCATTTCATACATTACTACTATTTCCCTTTTTCAAAACAATAATTGTTCATAAAAATAACGAGTTGCCAATGATTACACACAACTTCACTCCCCTGGATTTATTATCCATTCCAGTCTGGATTGTCTCGCCCGCTACGGAAGAATTATTGTTTGCAAACGCCGTAGCACGGAAGCTTTCCCAGAATCAATCTTTCAACCAGATGCGAAACAACATTTATTCCGTCGGCGCACAACAAACACTGACGCAATATCTTACTGATCTCTATCATCGCCATGACATTGTGGAACTACTGACGGTCTGGCGTGATGGGGAAAAAATACCCCTTTCCTGTCGTTTGTCATTAAATCACCTGGCTGATATTGGCGAAGTTATTGTTTTCGAAGGTATGGAGTTGCCTGCGACCCAGGGTCTGAAAGCCAGTCGCTCAGCGAATTACCAACGTAAAAAACAGGGTTTCTATGCTCGCTTTTTTCAAACCAACTCAGCGCCAATGTTACTGATTGATCCCGCTCGTGATGGACTAATCGTCGATGCAAATCTGGCTGCCCTCAATTTTTATGGTTATGACCATGAGAATATGTGCCAGCGACATACATGGGAAATCAATATGTTAGGCCGTGACGTATTACCAGTGATGCAAGAGATAGCCCGTCTACCTGGCGGACATAAGCCGCTTAATTTTGTGCATAAGCTTGCAGATGGTTCCACTCGTCATGTGCAAACATACGCAGGACCGATTGAGATATATGGCGACAAACTTATGCTCTGCATTATTCATGACATCACTGAACAAAAGCGGCTGGAGCAGGAGTTGGAACAAGCTGCCATGCGTGATGCCTTAACCGGGCTGCTTAATCGTCGGCAATTTTTTCTGCTCACTGAGCATAATTCTTCGCAGCCGGGATTAATGAGTCAGGATTACAGCTTGTTGTTGATCGATACAGATCGTTTTAAAAGTGTGAATGATCTCTACGGCCACCAGAAAGGAGATGATGTGCTGTGCGTGTTAGCACGTACGCTGGAAAGTTGTGCCCGTAAGGGCGATCTGGTTTTTCGCTGGGGAGGTGAAGAGTTTGTTTTATTACTGCCACGCACTACCCTCGATGACGCTCTGGCGCTGGCCGAAACAATCCGCGCTCAGGTGGCGAAAATTACCCTCACGGGTTTGCCACGATTCACGGTAAGTATTGGTGTAGCGCGTCACGAAATCGATGAAACAATCGATGCCTTGTTTAAGCGGGTTGATGATGCGTTGTATCGGGCAAAAAATGATGGTCGTAATCGGGTGTTAGCAGCCTGAAGTTTGCGCCAGGTGCTGATTACTGGCACCCTGGCGCGATAAAGTCATGCTTATTCGGCAGCCTCACGCTCAGCGAAAATTTGCTGAGCGAGATGCATTGAGGCGTTTGCCGCTGGCAGCCCGCAATAAAGAGCTGAGTGCATAATCAGTTCTTTCAACTCTTCTTTTGTCACGCCATTATTGAACGCTGCATTGAGATGCATTTTGAGTTCGGCTTCGCGGTTGAGTGCAATCAACATAGCAATAGTAATCATACTGCGGGTATGGCGCTCCAGACCCGGACGACTCCAGATATCACCCCATGCAAAGCGGGTAATAAAATCCTGAAACTCTTCGTTCAGCGAAGTGAGATTTTGCAATGTACGATCAACATGCTCATCACCCAGCACACCACGGCGGACTAACATCCCTTGCTGATAACGTTCTTCATCGCGCATTGTTGCCCCCACAAAACTCAATTAATAAAGCATTTACCACTTCCGGCGCTTCGATGGAGGACAAATGTGACGCTGTCACAATTTCCAGGCGAGAGCCGTCTATTTTCTGCTGCATGAACTGTGCGTCGGCTACGGTTGTCACCGGATCAAGCTCACCGGCGATCAACAATACCGGAAGATCGATAGCACTAAGTTCAGCGCGTAAGTCTGCATTTGCTAATGCTTCGCAACAGCTGGCATAGCCTTCAGGAGAAGATTCTGCTAATTGCTGACACAGAAATGCCACATGTGTAGCGGCTGTCAGGCGATAACTCTCACTGAACCAACGTTCTGGTGCTGTTGCGGCGATCGCCTGCATCCCCTTTTCTCGCACTGCTTGTGCACGGCTAAGCCAGCCTGTTGCTTCTCCAATCTTAGCCGCGCTATTGAGCACCGTTACGCTATGAAATCGTTGCGGTTTATAGCGTGCCAGCCAGAGTCCAGTCAGCCCGCCCATAGAAATCCCGCAAAAGTGAGCTTTTTCAATCGCAAGATGATCAAGCAATGCAACGACATCTTCACCTAATTGCGCCAGGGTAACCGTCTCGTTTTTTTCTGTTTTTCCATGGCCATGCGTGTCGTAGCGCAATACACGAAAATGCGAAGTCAGTGCGGATATTTGTGGTTGCCACATCGAAAGCGTGGTGCCCAGTGAATTCGACAGCACAATAACCGGCGCATTCTCCGGCCCTTCTATCTGGTAATTAATTTTCATTTTGTTGTTCCTTATAGCGAGCCAGCACCCGGTCGATAAAGACCTGTGCACTGCCGGTCGCTGCGGTAGGTTCCAGCAAATTTTTAATTTGGGTGGCGTTAAGCCATGAGGTAATACGCGTATCGTTTACCAGTACGTCGTACAAGGCGTGTTGCTGTTCGATTGCTTGCCGACAAAGCACTTCCACCAGATGATGGGCATCCTGTTTACCAATAAACTCCGCCAGCGCCAAAGTCACTGACTCCGCCATCAATAACCCGTGGGTAATATCGAGATTTTCACGCATCTTTTGTGGGTACACTTGCATTCCCTGCACCAGTTCCTGGCTTTGCGCGATAATATTCCCTGTCAACATAATCAGCTCTGGTAAGGTTTCCCACTCAGCTTGCCAGCCACCAAGTGCGCGTTCATGCTGTTGTAACTGGCTGGCATACAGGGTAGCCATTAAACCCGGGGTACGCTGTGCAGCGGTAAGAATAGAGGCACAAATGACAGGGTTACGCTTATGGGGCATTGCGGATGAACCGCCTCGTCCGGCAACGGCAGGTTCACTCACTTCTGCAACTTCCGTCTGCATTAACAGTGCAAAATCCTGCGCAAATTTTGCCAGTGTCGCCCCTGTGCCCGCATACCAGGCGGCAATTTCCAGTAAGCGATCCCGTTGCGTATGCCATGGCAAATCCGGCAGCGTCAATCCCAGGACTTTCGCCAGTTCGGCAGCCACCGGTAGTGCATCCTGCTTAAGCGAAGCCAGAGTTCCTGCCGCACCACCAAATTGCAGCACCAACACACGCGGCAGTAACTCCTCTAAACGCACCTGCCAGCGAAGTAATGCATCCAGCGTTCCGGCAAGTTTTAAGCCCAGGGTCACCGGGAGCGCTTGCTGCATCCATGTACGACCTGGCATTACCGTCTTCTGATAACGAAAAACCTGTTCCGCGAACGTAGCAAGCAACTGGTTTACACTCTGTTGGGTAAGTTGAAGTGCCTGGCGTAATTGCAGTATTAACCCGGTATCAATGACATCCTGGCTGGTTGCTCCCCAGTGAACGTAACGTGCCGCTGCGGCATTATTTTTCTTCACCTGCGCGGTTAATTGCTTCACCAGTGGGATAGCCAGATTCCCCGCCAGCGCCGCATCCCCCCCCAGCGCCTGAACGTCAATATTTTCAGCTCTGCATGCAGCCGCAATTGCCGCGACCGCAGATGGCGGGATCACCCCACAACGTGCCTGAGCCAGTGCCAGGGCTGCCTCGAAATCCAACATCCCCTGCAATAAGCACTCATCGGTAAAACAGTCCGTTAGCGCACTGCCACGCATCAGCGGAGTCAACACTGCCATCACTTCTCCTTACACTCGTTCAATAATCAGGGCGATCCCCTGCCCGACACCGATACACATAGTGCATAGCGCATAACGCCCCCCGGTACGTTGCAGTTGTCGGGCCGCTGTCATCGCCAGCCGCCCACCAGATGCACCCAACGGATGCCCCAGCGCAATCGCCCCGCCATTCGGATTCACATGTGTCGCGTCATCCGGTAACCCTAAATCACGCATTACCGCCAGCGCCTGAGCGGCAAAGGCTTCATTGAGTTCTATAACATCCATTTGATCCAGCGTTAACCCTGTCTGCGCCAGAACTTTGCGCACCGCAGGCGCGGGTCCAAACCCCATAATACGCGGTGCAACGCCTGCGGTTGCAATACCCACCACCCGAACTAACGGTTGCAAATCATGCTGCCGCATTGCTTGTTCACTGGCGAGCAATAATGCACATGCGCCATCGTTGACACCGGAGGCATTCCCCGCAGTGACGGAGCCACCTTCACGTACCACCGCCTTCAAACCTGCCAGCGCCTCCAGTGAGGTTGCACGGGGATGCTCATCGCGGATAAAGAGTTGCGCCGGGCCTTTACGCTGCGGCACGCTAACTTCCGTCAATTCTTCTTCAAACAGACCATCTTGCTGTGCCTGAGCAGTACGTTGCTGACTACGCAGGGCAAAAGCGTCTTGATCCGCACGACTGATGCTAAATTGCCCGGCGACGTTTTCGGCTGTTTCTGGCATTGAATCAACGCCATACCGCGCTTTCATCTGAGCGTTAATAAAGCGCCATCCAATGGTGGTATCTTCCATCTTCATGTTGCGATTCCATGCGGATTCCGCTTTCCCCATGACAAACGGCGCTCGCGACATGCTTTCCACGCCACCGGCGATCATCAAATGTGTTTCACCGCTTTTAATCGCCCGGGCAGCAACACCAATGGCATCAAGACTTGAACCACAAAGTCGATTTATAGTGCTTCCCGGCACGCTTTCCGGCAGCCCGGCTAACAGTAATGCCATTCGTGCCACATTACGGTTATCTTCCCCTGCCTGGTTGGCACAACCGTAAATCACATCGTCAATAAATGCCGGATCGAGTCCTGGATTGCGTGATAACAGCGCTTTAAGCGGAATTGCAGCCAGATCATCAGCCCGAACCGTTGCCAACGTGCCACCAAATCGACCAAAAGGAGTTCGCACTGCATCGCAGATAAATGCCTGATTCATATTAGTTCCTTATGCGCTTTCCGCCAGTTGTTCAAAGCTGAGCGTGACAGGCGTCAGACGTTGCAGTTCTTCAAACGACATGCCGTTAAAGATTTCTCGCACCACGGGACCGTTATTGGTGATATCAATGACTGCCAGGTCAGTATAAATACGGCTAACGCAGCCGATGCCCGTCAGTGGATAACTGCAACGCTCAACCAACTTGCTCTGCCCGTCACGGGTCAAATGATCCATCATCACAAAAACCTGACGAGCACCAATGGCTAAATCCATCGCACCGCCGACAGCGGGAATGGCGTCCGGTGCACCGGTGCTCCAGTTAGCTAAATCACCTGTTGCGGAAACCTGATAAGCCCCCAATACGCAAATATCCAGATGCCCACCGCGCATCATGGCGAAGGAATCCCCATGGTGGAAATAACAACCACCCTGTAACAATGTCACGTACTCTTTACCTGCGTTAATCAGTTCAGGATCTTCATTGCCTTCTTTCGGCTTCGGCCCCATTCCCAACAAACCATTTTCGCTATGCAGAAAAATTTCTTTATCGGCAGGCAGATAATTGGCGATACGGGTCGGCAGACCAATCCCAAGATTGACGTATGCGCCTTCCGGGATATCCTGGGCAACGCGTTTCGCCATTTCATCACGCGAAAGCTTTTTCATTATTGACTCCTTAGGCGCTCAGTGCGTTATCTTGCAGATTTTCAAGGGAAAAAACGCGTTGGACGAAGATGCCTGGCGTAATGATATGTTCTGGATCCAGTTCTCCCAGCTCAACAAACTGGCTGACTTCCACAACGGTGGTTTTCGCCGCAGTGGCCATAATCGGACCAAAATTACGTGCAGCTTTGCGATATACCAGATTTCCCCAACGGTCAGCCTGATGCGCTTTGATCAGGGCAAAGTCAGCTTTGATAGGGTATTCCAGTACATAGTCACGTCCGTCGATGTGGCGTGTTTCTTTACCTTCTGCAAGCGTAGTACCGTAACCTGTTGGGGTAAAAATCGCGCCCAGCCCTGCCCCCGCAGCCTGGATACGTGCCGCCAGGTTACCCTGTGGCACAAGTTCAAGCTCTATTTCTTTATTGCGGTATAAGGCGTCAAAAATTTGCGAGTCCACCTGACGGGGAAACGAGCAAATCATTTTCCTTACTCGTTTTGCTTTAAGTAGCGCCGCCAGTCCTACTTCACCGTTGCCGGCATTGTTGTTAATAATGGTGAGATCGCGTGCCCCTTGATCGATCAGGGCATCGATCAGATACGTGGGTTGTCCGGCGGTGCCAAATCCACCAATCATTATGGTGTCGCCATCCGCAATCCCGGCGATGGCCTCTTCGAGCGATGACACACGTTTATCAATCATCAGGTTGCTCCTTGTCGTGCGGATTTCGCACATTTATACGTTGTTCGCACAAAATGTGACCCACATAACGAATGCAATCAAGGGCGATAATCGAAATATGGTGCGATTATCGAACATCAGATATATTTGTTAGCAGAATGTGATCTAAGGCGAACAGTGAGGAAAAAACAGTGGAAAAACATCCTGATGATCGGCTGAACAGTGATGCCGATCCTTTTAAAGGCGATCCAAATTTTATGGCCTCGCTGGCGCGTGGACTGGACGTTATTCAGGCATTTACCCCGCAGCGACGGATGATGTCTATTTCACAAATTAGCCAGAAAACAGGCATCCCAAGAGCAGCTGTCAGGCGCTGCCTTTATACACTGGGGAAATTGGGATTTGTTTATGCGCAGGATGGTAAAAATTTCGAACTACGTCCGCGAATTCTGGCACTCGGTCATGCTTATCTTGCTTCAACACCACTGGCAAGAGCAGCACAACCGGTCCTTAAACACTTAAGCGAAATGCTTAATGAATCCTGCTCTATTGCCACACTGGATGGTGACGATATTTTGTATATTGCCAGAGCGTCCAGTTCACGCATAATGACCATCGACCTTGATATTGGCAGTCGTTTACCCGCATGGGCGACCTCGATGGGCCGCGTATTACTAAGCCATTTGCCCGAAGAAAATCTCAATGACTTACTGGGCAGAGTGACGATGATTCGCTACACCTCACAGACGGTGGATTCCGTTTCAGCGCTACGTGAAGAGCTGAAAAAAGTACAACAACAAGGTTACGCCCTGAACGATCAGGAACTGGAGATGGGCTTGCGATCTATTGCGGTGCCATTAAGCAATACCCGAGGGCAAGTGCTGGCAGCATTGAACGTTGGCGTACATGCCGGACAAGTCTCTGCTGATGAATTATTAAGCCGGGTACTGCCGGAGCTACAAAAAGCGGCGCAGGAACTCTCGCTCCTGCTGGATTAGTTACCGACTGCGTTTGGCGTGGCGCTCCCAGTTTTCCTGTTTTGCCTGGGCAGTTTTACGCAATGCAACATAACATGCCCCGCTGCCACCGTGATGTGGCAGTGCGGTGCAATACGCCTGAACGTCGTCAAATTCCGTCAACCAACGGGCAACATAGCTGCGCACGATATTGGCATGAGATTTATCCTCACGGCCTTTGCCATGGATAATCAGCACATTACGTAAGCCGTCAGCCAATGCCTGATGAATAAAACTAAACACCATTTTCCGGCACTCTTCTACCGGCTGGCGAAGCAGGTTTAAACTGGCTTGCTGCGGATATTTACCACTGCGTAATTTATCTATCACGCCGTGTTGTAACCCTTCGCGACGGAACTCCAATGGTTGGCTGAGGGGAATAATGTCCAGAAACCCGGTAGTGAGGAAATTATCAAGTTGCAGAGTATCAATACGTTGCGGTGCACGTTGATTACGTGTGGGATGCCAGAGAACATCCGTTGAGCGTTTCAGCGGCTGGACATCTTCCATGGCGTCAAGAAACAGCGATTTGTCGTCAAGGTTCATACTACATCCTCCCGCAATTAAAAGCGCATTATCATAACCACGTCACTGTCCACCAACAAGAACGTACTGCTGTGTGTATTGTAGAGTCTGCGGATGTCGACAGACTCGATTTTGTTATTCCACTTCGTAAGTATGGTGACGAATGCCCGCCGCGTGATATTTTGTAGCCCCCATTCTGCATACAGGGTTGAAAAATGCTGACATTACTCGAAGATAAAATTGCCACGCCGCTGGGAATGCTTGCGGTAATTTGTGATGAACAATTTCGCCTGCGTGCAGTTGAATGGGAAGAGTATCGTCACCGCATGATGCAATTGCTGGATATTCATTACCGGACTGAAGGGTATGAACTGCGTGAAGCTAACAATCCCGGCGGGCTCTGCCAGCATCTGACAGATTACTTTGAGGGCAATCTGTCGGTAATTGACAACCTGCCTACCGCCACGGCTGGAACACCGTTTCAACGCGAAGTATGGCAGGTATTGCGAACCATTCCCTGCGGACAAGTGATGCACTATGGACAACTAGCCGAGAAGTTAGGGCGTCCTGGTGCTGCCCGCGCAGTAGGCGCCGCCAACGGCTCCAACCCCATCAGTATTGTTGTACCTTGCCATCGGGTTATTGGACGAAACGGCACAATGACCGGCTATGCCGGCGGAGTGCAGCGAAAAGAGTGGTTATTGCGCCACGAAGGTTATCTCCTGCTGTAATGACCAGGCTATTTGTGCCTTCTTACATCCTTGTTAACGTAAAGTTACCGTTAACAATGTACGGTTATTCAACAAGATATCGTTATTTCTGAAGCAAATATAAGAATAATCCGCTATTGAAGGATTTGCGCCCTTACGTGCTCACCAAAAAGATGTTAAAATTGACAAATATCAATTACGGCTTGAGCAGACCTATGATCCCGGAAAAGCGAATTATACGGCGCATTCAGTCTGGCGGTTGTGCTATCCATTGCCAGGATTGCAGCATCAGCCAGCTTTGCATCCCGTTCACACTTAACGAGCATGAGCTTGATCAGCTTGATAACATCATCGAGCGTAAAAAGCCCATTCAGAAAGGCCAGACACTGTTTAAAGCTGGCGATGAACTGAAATCGCTCTACGCCATCCGATCCGGCACGATTAAAAGCTATACCATTACCGAACAAGGCGATGAACAGATCACCGGTTTCCATTTAGCAGGCGATCTGGTCGGTTTTGATGCCATCGGCACTGGACATCATCCGAGTTTCGCCCAGGCGCTGGAAACCTCGATGGTATGCGAAATCCCGTTTGAAACACTGGACGATCTGTCCGGGAAAATGCCGAATCTGCGTCAGCAGATGATGCGCCTGATGAGCGGTGAGATCAAAGGCGACCAGGATATGATCCTGTTGTTGTCGAAGAAAAATGCCGAAGAACGTCTGGCGGCGTTTATATACAATCTTTCCCGTCGTTTCGCCCAGCGTGGTTTCTCTCCTCGCGAATTCCGTTTGACGATGACGCGTGGTGATATCGGTAACTATCTGGGGCTGACCGTTGAAACTATCAGCCGTTTGCTGGGGCGTTTCCAGAAAAGTGGTATGCTGGCAGTAAAAGGCAAATACATCACCATTGAAAATAACGATGCGCTGGCACAACTTGCCGGTCATACACGCAACGTTGCCTGATTAATCCACAAACCTTCCGTTATGTTTCTGTCAGATCGATAAATTATTTGTATTTATTGATCTGACAGAAGATTCCCCCCTGTTTCAGGGGTCTGACGCTCAGTGGAACGAAAACTCACGTTAAGCAACGTTTTCTGCCTCTGACGCCTCTTTTAATGGTCTCAGATGTCCTTTGGTCACCAGTTCTGCCAGCGTGAAGGAATAATGGCCGAGCATATTGATATGTCCGTGGCAAAGCGGGGAGAGGCGTGCGATATCTTCATCATTCAGTGTTTCACCCTGCGCCCGGAGATGATCCAGGGCTGCCTGCATATAAATAGTGTTCCATAACACGACGGCGTTAGTGACCAGCCCCAGTGTGCCCAGTTGATCTTCCTGACCGTCGGTATATCGTTTTCTTATCTCACCTTTTTGACCGTGACAGATGGCTCTGGCAACGGCATGGCGACTTTCTCCCCGATTAAGCTGGGTCAGAATGCGCCGGCGGTAATCTTCATCATCAATATAATTAAGCAGATACAGCGTTTTGTTGATGCGCCCCACTTCAATGATTGCCTGAGTCAGTCCGGAAGGACGTTCACTTTTCAGCAATGAACGGACCAGCACTGAAACCTGTACTTTGCCCAGCTTCAGGGAGCCAGCGGTCCGGATCATTTCGTCCCACTGAAGGACTATTTTTCGGGGATCTGATTGCCCTCTGGCAATATCATTCAGCACGCCATAGTCGGCATCATGGTCCATTCGCCAGAAAACCGAAGCACCGGCATCAGCCAGGCGTGGAGAAAACTGGTATCCCAGCAGCCAGAAAAGGCCAAAGACAAGTTCGCTGGCACCTGCTGTATCGGTCATAATTTCGGTTGGATTCAGCCCGGTCTCCTGTTCCAGAAGACCTTCCAGCACAAAGATAGAGTCCCTCAGCGTCCCCGGTATAACGATGCCATGAAAGCCGGAATACTGATCGGACACAAAGTTGTACCAGGTGATCCCTCTGTTATTACCAAAGTATTTGCGGTTCGGTCCGGCATTGATTGTTCTGACTGGCGTAACAAAGCGCATTCCATCTGCAGATGCCACTTCTCCTCCACCCCATATCTGTGCCAGTGGCAGCGTTGCCTGAAAATCAACCAGTCTGGCATTAGCGCTGGTGATAGTTTCAGCCCGCAGATAGTTCGCTTTTGTCCAGTTCAGCCGGTGTCGGGTCAGTGCAGGAACATTTGATCTGATCAGTGGTTCCAGACCGATATTGCAGGCTTCAGCCATCAGCACGGCGCTGATGCTGACGGGCAGATCATCAACTCTGGCACTGGCTTCACTAGCATGGAAAAACTCATCAGCAAATCCGGTATGGGCGTTAATTTCGAGCAGCAACTCCGTTAAATCCACCGGAGGGAGTAGATCACTGATCATTTTGCTCAGTCGTTTCAGACTGTCCGGCTCATCAAGACTGGCGAGGGGAGAAATTGTCAACCGGGGCTTCGGGCCAGAAACATCGAGTTCGACAGCCTCATTTTCGCAAAGACGTGCAGCAACCTGTCTGTAACGACTATCAAGCTGATGACCCAGAGATTTTATTGCTTCCTGCGGGTCTGTCGGGTGCCCCAAAGAACGATAAACCTTAATCCGGTTTGCCTGCCAGTCAGCACCCTGTAGTAATCTTGCACGAGGATCTCCCCACCGGTTACTGCCGGTAACGTAGACATCCCTCCGCCTCAGACTATCCTGCAGTTTACTGAGAAAGCAGAGCGTGTATCCCCTGCGGGTGATATGTTTTTCCTTGTTAATCACCAGCCGTTTCCATGACCGACTGATAATTTCCGTTGGTGCGTCGTCAAAAAACTGCCGCCGTGAGCTGAACTCCCGGCTGAGGTAGTCACAGGCATTCAGAGTGGTAACCCCGGCAGGTGCGGATGAAAATTTAACGGTATTCAGCAGATGGGGCAGGAAACGACGAACGCGCCCGTACTGCTCCACCATTTCTTCATGAAAATTATCGTCTGAGGGCCGGGCAATTTCACGGACAAGCGTGATGATTTCAGCCAGCTTTTGCCTTGGGATGTAGCTGAACACCTCAGCACGAATCGATTCGTCCGGTGTTTCTTCTTTCAGCAGGTACGAACATGCGCTGGCGAGCGCCAATGCAGATTTATCCAGATCCTTCAGCGAGCGGAGCCGTTTTTTCTGCCCAATCTTTCTGGCGTCACGGATGATAACGGCCAGCATGGCGTCCAGAACGTCCAATGCATCATCCAGCGCCAGCGTTTCCCATGCAAGGACAAAGGCAACCAGAACCGCCATCCTTTT
Coding sequences:
- the zntB gene encoding zinc transporter ZntB, yielding MEAIKGADVNVPDAVFAWILDRNGGVKPLTDNDVIDSEHPCWLHLNYTHPESAQWLATTPLLPNNVRDALAGESTRPRVNRMGEGTLITLRCINGSTDERPDQLVAMRVYMDERLIVSTRQRKVLALDDVVSDLEEGTGPEDCGGWLVDVCDALTDHASEFIEQLHDKIIDLEDNLLDQQIPPRGFLALLRKQLIVMRRYMAPQRDVYARLSSERLPWMNDDQRRRMQDIADRLGRGLDEIDACIARTGVMADEIAQVMQENLARRTYTMSLMAMVFLPSTFLTGLFGVNLGGIPGGGWRFGFSLFCILLVVLIGGVALWLHRSKWL
- a CDS encoding GGDEF domain-containing protein, whose amino-acid sequence is MITHNFTPLDLLSIPVWIVSPATEELLFANAVARKLSQNQSFNQMRNNIYSVGAQQTLTQYLTDLYHRHDIVELLTVWRDGEKIPLSCRLSLNHLADIGEVIVFEGMELPATQGLKASRSANYQRKKQGFYARFFQTNSAPMLLIDPARDGLIVDANLAALNFYGYDHENMCQRHTWEINMLGRDVLPVMQEIARLPGGHKPLNFVHKLADGSTRHVQTYAGPIEIYGDKLMLCIIHDITEQKRLEQELEQAAMRDALTGLLNRRQFFLLTEHNSSQPGLMSQDYSLLLIDTDRFKSVNDLYGHQKGDDVLCVLARTLESCARKGDLVFRWGGEEFVLLLPRTTLDDALALAETIRAQVAKITLTGLPRFTVSIGVARHEIDETIDALFKRVDDALYRAKNDGRNRVLAA
- the pcaC gene encoding 4-carboxymuconolactone decarboxylase, whose translation is MRDEERYQQGMLVRRGVLGDEHVDRTLQNLTSLNEEFQDFITRFAWGDIWSRPGLERHTRSMITIAMLIALNREAELKMHLNAAFNNGVTKEELKELIMHSALYCGLPAANASMHLAQQIFAEREAAE
- the pcaD gene encoding 3-oxoadipate enol-lactonase, producing MKINYQIEGPENAPVIVLSNSLGTTLSMWQPQISALTSHFRVLRYDTHGHGKTEKNETVTLAQLGEDVVALLDHLAIEKAHFCGISMGGLTGLWLARYKPQRFHSVTVLNSAAKIGEATGWLSRAQAVREKGMQAIAATAPERWFSESYRLTAATHVAFLCQQLAESSPEGYASCCEALANADLRAELSAIDLPVLLIAGELDPVTTVADAQFMQQKIDGSRLEIVTASHLSSIEAPEVVNALLIEFCGGNNAR
- a CDS encoding 3-carboxy-cis,cis-muconate cycloisomerase — protein: MAVLTPLMRGSALTDCFTDECLLQGMLDFEAALALAQARCGVIPPSAVAAIAAACRAENIDVQALGGDAALAGNLAIPLVKQLTAQVKKNNAAAARYVHWGATSQDVIDTGLILQLRQALQLTQQSVNQLLATFAEQVFRYQKTVMPGRTWMQQALPVTLGLKLAGTLDALLRWQVRLEELLPRVLVLQFGGAAGTLASLKQDALPVAAELAKVLGLTLPDLPWHTQRDRLLEIAAWYAGTGATLAKFAQDFALLMQTEVAEVSEPAVAGRGGSSAMPHKRNPVICASILTAAQRTPGLMATLYASQLQQHERALGGWQAEWETLPELIMLTGNIIAQSQELVQGMQVYPQKMRENLDITHGLLMAESVTLALAEFIGKQDAHHLVEVLCRQAIEQQHALYDVLVNDTRITSWLNATQIKNLLEPTAATGSAQVFIDRVLARYKEQQNEN
- the pcaF gene encoding 3-oxoadipyl-CoA thiolase, with the protein product MNQAFICDAVRTPFGRFGGTLATVRADDLAAIPLKALLSRNPGLDPAFIDDVIYGCANQAGEDNRNVARMALLLAGLPESVPGSTINRLCGSSLDAIGVAARAIKSGETHLMIAGGVESMSRAPFVMGKAESAWNRNMKMEDTTIGWRFINAQMKARYGVDSMPETAENVAGQFSISRADQDAFALRSQQRTAQAQQDGLFEEELTEVSVPQRKGPAQLFIRDEHPRATSLEALAGLKAVVREGGSVTAGNASGVNDGACALLLASEQAMRQHDLQPLVRVVGIATAGVAPRIMGFGPAPAVRKVLAQTGLTLDQMDVIELNEAFAAQALAVMRDLGLPDDATHVNPNGGAIALGHPLGASGGRLAMTAARQLQRTGGRYALCTMCIGVGQGIALIIERV
- a CDS encoding 3-oxoacid CoA-transferase subunit B, which translates into the protein MKKLSRDEMAKRVAQDIPEGAYVNLGIGLPTRIANYLPADKEIFLHSENGLLGMGPKPKEGNEDPELINAGKEYVTLLQGGCYFHHGDSFAMMRGGHLDICVLGAYQVSATGDLANWSTGAPDAIPAVGGAMDLAIGARQVFVMMDHLTRDGQSKLVERCSYPLTGIGCVSRIYTDLAVIDITNNGPVVREIFNGMSFEELQRLTPVTLSFEQLAESA
- a CDS encoding 3-oxoacid CoA-transferase subunit A, which produces MIDKRVSSLEEAIAGIADGDTIMIGGFGTAGQPTYLIDALIDQGARDLTIINNNAGNGEVGLAALLKAKRVRKMICSFPRQVDSQIFDALYRNKEIELELVPQGNLAARIQAAGAGLGAIFTPTGYGTTLAEGKETRHIDGRDYVLEYPIKADFALIKAHQADRWGNLVYRKAARNFGPIMATAAKTTVVEVSQFVELGELDPEHIITPGIFVQRVFSLENLQDNALSA
- a CDS encoding IclR family transcriptional regulator domain-containing protein, producing MEKHPDDRLNSDADPFKGDPNFMASLARGLDVIQAFTPQRRMMSISQISQKTGIPRAAVRRCLYTLGKLGFVYAQDGKNFELRPRILALGHAYLASTPLARAAQPVLKHLSEMLNESCSIATLDGDDILYIARASSSRIMTIDLDIGSRLPAWATSMGRVLLSHLPEENLNDLLGRVTMIRYTSQTVDSVSALREELKKVQQQGYALNDQELEMGLRSIAVPLSNTRGQVLAALNVGVHAGQVSADELLSRVLPELQKAAQELSLLLD